The Hordeum vulgare subsp. vulgare chromosome 7H, MorexV3_pseudomolecules_assembly, whole genome shotgun sequence DNA window catgggaaatatattttcctaatcttgtatgtggatgatatcttgcttgtaagcaatggtattggtctactacaagagacaaagaagtttttatcctcatacttcgacatgaaagaccttggtgaagcttcatatgttttgggcattgaagttcaccgagacaggaaaaatggagtcttaggactctcacaaaaagcatatttagagaaagttctccaaaagtataatatgcataagagcaaagccacacctgctcccatagtcaagggcgatagttttgggaaatatcaatgtcccaagaatcaatacgagCTTAATGAAATGAAAACAGTACCGTATACTTCGGttgttggaagtttacagtatgcacaagtgtgcacacgccctgacttagcttttatcaccggagtactcggtagatatcaagcaaatccaggccaagagcaCTCGAAGATGACAAAGAAAGCTTTGCGTTATGTGCAAGGCACAAAGGAAATCATGCTGACATATAGGCGATCagattccctagagataaaagggtactcagacgctgattttgcgggagatagagatgatagaaaatccacgtctgggtacgtgttcactctcgcagGGGGAGCTATTTCATGAAAAAGCTCTAAAcagaccatagttgcatcgtctacgatgcaagcagagttcatagcatgttttgaagccaccgggcaggtgatatggctaaagaaatttatacccgacttgaaagtggtagattgtatccACAAGCCACTAAATATATATTGCGACAACCAGCCCGCAGTattctatgctcacaacaacaagtccaacaatgctgccaagacaatagatataaagtattatgttgtgaaagataaaatccaggatcaaactataagtctcgagcatataagtacgaagtatatgcttgcagatgcgctaatgaaaggcttaccacccagtgtgttcaaggaacacttagccggcatgggtttgatggaaagcctatgattcctggatAATAAGAGGCCCAGAAGTaaatgaatttgtttcaaaacaaaaggtgtgttgtggttgtatgattctatcggcaattaagctgtgacgatgagacatgctctacacgcctatatgtgatggaacaaataaaagtataaagtcaaagtgaaagttgagatcaagggggagaatgttaggttgatctcttccgcgtgggaccaacggcccaccgggcccttgatctatgcgccctgatcgggggcgcccaacccgttatggttggtgggcccctgtgacctgcGCTATAAATAAAGTGGTGGGGGCCGGGGCGCACGGTACGAGGTTCACCACGCCGCCAGACTCCCCACCTAAATCCCCTTCCGATCTAGCGTTTAGCgtggtgctcacgggaagcaccacctTCGGCTACACTCTTCCTCACGCCACCGACGACTCCACCGCACCGATGGCCAGCGCTGGGAGTTCATCAGGCTCGGGATTAGGTGAGTACAATGGTAACAccggatctatctatgcctagtTGATCTACGGCTTCAACACTCAACTCACAAGCAAGAACCACCAaactagagttgataatgatatcaGGTGCTTCATCTAAGAGAAATGCATGCAGCTGGGACCCCCATTGGATGAATTAAGCACGAACATGGAGGCAGTTAGGCACCATGTCTCAGGTACTGCAACCCTTTCCGCAGATCAATAATCTCATATTGCTAAAATAAGACAACAAAAGAAAAGGAGGCAGCTTACCTGAAAACAACGTAACGTTCAGAAACCTGAAACTTTGTTCCTTTCCTGATCATTGGCCAACACTCACAACAGCACAACTATAAACACGATCACCAGCTCACAACAAGAACCCAGCAAATTTTTCATCTATAACAAATGCATAGTCTAAAAGAAATACAAGATCATCAACACATTGCAAGAACCACTGCATTTTCCATTTATGCAAAACGCACCATCTAAATATGTTGCAGGGTCATTGACTCATTGCAAGAATCCGTACAGTAAAAAAACAAGATCAAGATGTCGCAATGAaaaacaagatcaagaacaactACATGCATAGCCTAACAGAAAACAGGATCATCAAATCATTACTGGCAACAACCACTGCATTTTCCATTTATGCAAAGCCATCATCCAAAAGGAATGCAGGATCACCGATTCACTGCAAGAACCCCACAGTGAAATGCTTCATCCAGCAAGCAGTAGCAACCACATCACAGAGATAAATGTCACAAGAGTGACACTGCAACTACTACTAGAACCAGCATCACAGAGTTTAGCTAGCAGAAGAAACACAAGAGCTGATGAGTTTTCTCAACCTATAACTATCTATATGCTAAAGCAGGCGTTCAGTTATGCCGTTGTTGTGTCCGAGGCGGCGAAACTTCTGAAGAGGTGAATTGTCAAGACTCCGGCTCTGATCCTTCTCTACGCTCAGCCGACATTCGGGTATCGTAGCCCTTCATAGGCTGAATTGGCAAAAATAACAAGGCAGTTAGGCGGCAGATCAATAATCAATTAAGAATATATTGACATCACCGTCAAAAAACAATATATTGACATGATCAAGAAGACAAAACATGAAACTATATAATGTGCAAGGAACTAAGCCTTTATGTACTATCTATTGTAGGATACAGCCTGAATTTTGTTCACATGTTAGAAACTTAGTATCTTCTCTGAAAGATGAAATGGGATGACTGAACTTGATTTGACTTTTTAGGCTCTGTTATTTCTACTGGCGGCTAAATGTTACAAAATGGATGAACTCAATtatctgaatcaagaaaagaaatgTGGAACCAGTAGTTCCTGCCAGCTCCTGAGTTCATCCATTTTTTTTTACCAGGCATACACTATCATTATATCCACATGGAATCgacacctactatctccatcaaACTACTTTCACTTTTCTACAGGATTAAAACAGTTTCAGACAAGTCCCAAGTCAAAAACTATCATTACATCCTTTTTCCAAGCACGGTCAGACTAGCATTCCACTAAAGTAAGACTCCAGATATCATGTTCATGCAGTAAACAGTGCCAAAACATATTGAAGACCACCAGTTCATTTCTCGTAAAACAAGATCAGTAGGAAGCAGATCAACAATCTAAATCTCAGAGTTCTCAAAAAAATTAACAAGACCAATAATACAGCTCATGTATAAAACCTGGAAACAATATAGCTCATGTGCAGAAACTAGATTTAATTTAGTATTGTAGGAATCTGAATTACTTTCACAGGTTATTCAACGCAAGTAAAATAGGCTAAATCAAACGGATATCACAATCTTCTCCGCTAAGGCTGAAATAGGATTAATCAACTCATTCCTCTATTTAAGTTCCATATTTTACTAGCTTTGAACCCACAAAATTTACTGACGGCAAATAGCACCAAATAGAAAACTGAATTATCTGAATCAAGGACTGTAGTATGGAACCAACGCTTTCCAATCCATATCAAGGTGAGTGTAAAATGTTACTTTCCATTAACCAAAAAAGTCGACAGGACAACACCGGTTGCAGACAATTCGCAACTCCTAACAGTTTCAGTTAACTTTTTCTCAGACAAACAATTTCAGTGAACTTTTTTACCATAGCAGTCTCAGTAAACTATCTTTCAAACACAAGAAGATTAACAGCCCAACAAAATTATCATGGCCATGCAGCCCAACAAAACCTGTACATTGTGCAAAACAGATTCAATCAAGTCTACCGGTTCACTAGGAGATCATTAGGAAGTTGTGACACGGAGAGAGGCTCTCACCAGGGGTCCcggagacgacgacgatgatctgGAGGGTGTCGCCCCAGCCACCGCGGGGCAGGTTGACAACAAGTGGGGTGGGCCTCCCGTAGCGGCCTGCTCGGACGCACATGGCGATGCCGTCGGGCTGCTGTTTGACCTGCCTGGCCAGCTCGTCCCTCAGGTGGTACAAGGACCTCCCCCTGAAATGAAAGGCGGACCAGTCTTGGTGGGCCTCGGGGAACCATCCATCGGGGTTCGCTTGCACGAACCGAATCACCTGCCACGCCCCCGGCTGGCGACGGAACACGGTCACGGAGAGGTCATCGGGGAGGCGAGTCTGCAGTTGAGTCACGAAGAACCATGGTTACATTCAGGAGACCAAAGTAACAGGGTACTACTCTGAATTTTCTGATCGAACACACAGACGCGATCAGGAATCTCGACggcgcaagaagccaagaagcgtCAAATTTGGCAACAGCGGAACCGGAAATTGTTCTCGAGAAAATGAAACCAACACAAGTCGCAATCCCTGAACCCAATTAACGACACCCAAGAACCCAATTCGCTCAATGGATAGGAAGCAATTCGAGAGATACCAAGAAGCGGGTCATGGCGAACTCACCCGAATCGGGCCTGGAATGCGAGGCGGGCGCTCTCTGAGGAGGATGGGCTCGACGGTCCAGCGCATCATGGCGCTGACCTTCTCGATGTCTCTGTTCTCGACGGTGACGCCGGTGTTCCAGCGGAGGTACTTGCCGTTGGCGCGGAGGTAGCGGACGCCGCCGTTCTCGAGCAGGATGCCGCCGCCCAGCCCAGCCCTGACGGCCAGCCACATGATGGACGGCACCACCGGCTGGTCGTAGTCGCGCTGCTTggcgcggaagccgtggtggaagggCGGTGCGGGCGTGCCCGTGGCGGAGAGGTAGCGGCCGTAGGCGGCGCTGTGGAGGAGCAGATGCGGGCCGTCGGCGCCGTGGTAGATGTGCACCCTCCACGCCGCGTTGAGCGAGTTGCGGTGCTGGCTGATGGAGACGCCCTCCCCGTCGTCATCCGCGCAGAGGTAGTACTTGTCGAGCACGCGGTTCCGCAGCCGCACGTGCTGCATGTCGACGAACCGGTCCATCGGTCGCCGCGGGCGCCGGAGAGcggagggggtgggggtgggggtgggcgcTGCGCGGTGGAGGGCGCCTGGGGCCTTGGTTTCTTGGAGCTCCGGCgacgggagggggaggagaaggctgTTGGTTGAGGCGGTTACGCTCGCGCGCCAAGCCGGGGGTATTTAAAGGTTATACCTGACACAGTCGCCGTGCCGGGCTTTGGGCACAAGGCGGGCTTGAGGGCCGTTTTATCCGCCCGGCCCGCACTCTCGGGCGTGGTCTTCACTCTGTTTGCCCCGCACAGGCCcacgcgcggcggcggcggcggctcggtcgGCCCGGCGAGCCTCTCCCTCCACGCTTCCCCGGCACGACGCCGCGGAGCCGCGGAACGGCCGGCGGCCGGCAGCGCCGCCCCTTGCCTTCCCCGGCGAGACTCTCCACGGCACGCCCGCGCGGAGCCAGGGACGGCGGGCGGCATTGCTCCCTTTCCTTGGCTGGATGCCCCGGGCCACCGGCGCGGCGCACGGCGGAGGGGCACTGGCGAAGCGAGGCAGCGGCGAGGAGGCGAGCCACCATCAGATCCAGCAGAACTGTCATGGCATGTGAGCTCTTGCTCCTTTCTCGCGAGTGGCTTCCTGCGAGTCACCTGCTTTGTTGTCATTGCAAAGCAATGCCGATTGTAAGGTGTTGTGTTGCACTGTTTGTGACAGAAGTAGAACAAAAATGACAACGAAGTCCTTCCAATTTGTAGTCAGGACCCTAAATATCATGAAAGAATTCCTTAGGGCAACTCCAATGGGCCGACCCAAATGGACAGCGATTTCGTCtgttttttgtccgtttgggtcggtcaGGCGGACACGAACGTCCGCTTCCGCAAATGGGTCGGTTCTTGCGCTCAACGCTGTGATCGGACTCATTTTTTACCGGcgagaaaaaaatcattaaaaataattaaacattaaaagccggcCACGAAGGCCGGCGATAGTCCACGCATTGCGTCCGCATTACATTAAATAAAGAAAACTAAAATTGTGCCCATGCAGCCCTacgcgtcgtcgttgtcgtcgtcggggCCTGTGAGGTCGACCAGCGTTGGCGCAGGGCCGACCCAGGGAAACGGCGAGTTCCGCAGAGCATCTGCGTGCGCCTCCGTCGTCTGCTCCGTCGGCGCAGgctgtggtggtggcggtggcagcgcagcagcgcgagcacgctcctcctcctctgcctcccgttgctcctcctcctcctccttctccagctccataAGTCACAGACCTTCGGCGCACTCCGCATGCACGTGCACCGACCTCCAGTGCTCGAGGTAGGTCCGCTCCTGCAGCGGGGTCGCGCCCTGCCAGATGGGCGCGCGCTGACGAACTCCTGGACGACGCCGGTCCACTCGTAGACCTGCCGTGGCAGCGCGGGCTCGGGCTCGGGCTCCGGTGGAGGTGGCACAACGCAGTCGCCGGCGGTCGACATTGCCATGGCCTCCGCGAGCTGCCGATGGTatgcctcctcctcttccgcggcGTGCCGAGCTTCTTCCTCGCTGTCGCGGAGGACACCAGCGAGCGccgcctggtaggcggcctcagcctcttggtcctcgtcgctgacgacaggcggcggcggcggagggcctcCTGGCTGCACTTGGTGCACGTCACGgcggcgctgctcctcgtgctccaccGCGAACCAGACCTCCCAGTTAGGGGAGTCGGTCGCGTATGTGGGGTCTCGCCGCTGCTCCATCGTCATTAGACGCCGCCGCTTCGTTACCTCCTCCAGATGCACCCGTGTCGACCGCGACATGGCCGGCACcgggatcctctccggatccaggTGCCAGCCGTGAGGCAGCATGACGTCGGGGGCAAGGGAGTGTGACGCGGTGCTCCGagtgccaccgcgcttggtgcaccgggaTGCTCACGCGCTGGCGAAGCCGGGAAGAAGACAACGGGGAGGTGGCGCGGGGGAAGAgcggggtgataacccacaagtgtaggggatagcaacagttttcgaggatagagtattcaacccaaatttgttgattcacctcaaggggaagcgaaagaatattctcaagtattagcagctgagtttgtgagattcaaccacacctgaaagattagtgtctgcaagcaaagtatcagtagcaaagtagtatgatggcaacagtgtcagaaacagatctgttgacggcagactattcctaactgttgtatcaatggcgccagtaagttgcacgtggacgagtaactattctttcccgacaacggtgtcggaaaaggatcttgcaacaagtaacaacgaagtagcaaggaacagaagtagcagcagcagcagagtaacagcagtagcaacaatagtagcagcaaagtggcccaatcccttttgtagcaagggacaagcctggacaaagtaacgtagcaaggaccagtagtaaaagactcgtaggcagtggatcggtgatggatgagtatgacggatgtgattcatcatgtaacagctataacacggagagataagtaactagctcccgttcgtcaacctaatgtaggc harbors:
- the LOC123410058 gene encoding uncharacterized protein LOC123410058, whose translation is MDRFVDMQHVRLRNRVLDKYYLCADDDGEGVSISQHRNSLNAAWRVHIYHGADGPHLLLHSAAYGRYLSATGTPAPPFHHGFRAKQRDYDQPVVPSIMWLAVRAGLGGGILLENGGVRYLRANGKYLRWNTGVTVENRDIEKVSAMMRWTVEPILLRERPPRIPGPIRTRLPDDLSVTVFRRQPGAWQVIRFVQANPDGWFPEAHQDWSAFHFRGRSLYHLRDELARQVKQQPDGIAMCVRAGRYGRPTPLVVNLPRGGWGDTLQIIVVVSGTPAYEGLRYPNVG